One region of Terriglobales bacterium genomic DNA includes:
- a CDS encoding ComF family protein, producing the protein MRYRARRWRVVFSSSTDPTRSLPGPRRPSGFGAAFNTAANGLFSALFPSDCRLCGAPLTTISRLPVCGACLAGMQRLNVPTCEICGERLFHAQLLHGGDGAGLICGLCRRLEPPFARAAAYAEYTGGLRELIQLLKYDGVRPAADVLGRMLAEVIQTLAADFGKQPPLLVVVPLHAGKQRQRGFNQAELIARAASRILRTAGRGLDFAPCTLARTRATQSQTGLTRHQRRANLRGAFVVNSGASGAIPGRDVLLVDDVMTTGATAGECARVLRRAGAGRVLVATVARALKPEVTRMALPQEIESGEISSEVKARAAHA; encoded by the coding sequence TTGCGGTATCGCGCTCGGCGATGGAGGGTCGTCTTCAGCAGTAGCACGGACCCAACCCGCTCCCTGCCAGGGCCCCGAAGACCCAGCGGCTTTGGTGCGGCCTTCAACACCGCCGCCAACGGCCTGTTCAGCGCGCTGTTCCCCTCCGATTGCCGCCTGTGCGGCGCCCCCCTGACGACCATTTCGCGGCTCCCGGTATGCGGCGCCTGCCTGGCGGGCATGCAGCGGCTGAATGTCCCGACTTGCGAGATCTGCGGCGAGCGCCTCTTCCACGCCCAGCTTCTCCATGGTGGCGATGGCGCCGGCCTGATTTGCGGCCTCTGCCGCCGCCTGGAGCCGCCCTTCGCGCGCGCCGCCGCCTACGCCGAGTACACCGGCGGACTGCGCGAGCTGATTCAGCTGCTCAAGTACGACGGCGTGCGTCCCGCCGCCGACGTGCTCGGCCGCATGCTGGCGGAAGTCATCCAGACGCTGGCCGCCGATTTCGGCAAGCAGCCGCCGCTACTCGTCGTGGTCCCCTTGCACGCCGGCAAACAGCGGCAGCGCGGATTCAACCAGGCGGAGTTGATCGCCCGCGCCGCATCCCGCATCCTCCGGACCGCCGGACGCGGCCTGGACTTCGCTCCCTGCACCCTGGCGCGCACGCGCGCCACCCAGTCGCAGACCGGCCTCACGCGGCATCAGCGGCGCGCCAACCTGCGCGGGGCTTTCGTTGTGAACAGCGGCGCCTCCGGCGCCATTCCGGGACGCGACGTCCTGCTGGTGGACGACGTCATGACCACCGGCGCGACCGCCGGCGAATGTGCCCGCGTGCTCCGCCGCGCCGGCGCCGGGCGCGTGCTGGTCGCTACCGTGGCGCGCGCCCTCAAGCCCGAGGTAACGCGCATGGCGCTTCCGCAGGAGATCGAGTCCGGCGAAATTTCATCGGAGGTTAAAGCTCGCGCCGCGCACGCGTAG
- a CDS encoding HNH endonuclease translates to MSGRSGNSGSHHHHVADAVPLAPRPLGVMHAPVLVLNASYEPINVCAARRAIVLVLKGVAMTEEENGHYLHAARIAMRVPSVIRLLEYRRIPHQTRALSRKNILLRDRNTCQYCGAVMPSSELTLDHVIPRSRGGLSTWENLVACCHPCNRQKGNQLVAEAGLKLLREPRSFNLHTSRHIIRMMGRSDSKWRKYLFY, encoded by the coding sequence ATGTCGGGCCGCTCGGGCAATTCGGGTTCGCATCATCATCACGTCGCAGACGCCGTGCCGCTGGCTCCGCGTCCGCTCGGGGTAATGCACGCCCCGGTGCTGGTGCTGAACGCCAGCTATGAGCCCATCAATGTGTGCGCCGCGCGCCGCGCCATCGTGCTGGTGCTCAAAGGCGTGGCCATGACCGAGGAGGAGAACGGACACTACCTGCACGCGGCGCGCATCGCCATGCGCGTGCCCTCGGTGATCCGTCTGCTCGAATATCGCCGAATCCCCCACCAGACGCGCGCGCTCTCCCGCAAGAACATCCTGCTGCGCGACCGCAACACCTGCCAGTACTGCGGCGCCGTCATGCCCTCGAGCGAACTCACGCTCGACCACGTGATACCGCGCTCCCGCGGCGGCCTCTCCACCTGGGAGAACCTGGTGGCTTGCTGCCATCCCTGCAACCGGCAGAAGGGAAACCAGCTCGTCGCCGAAGCCGGCTTGAAGCTGTTGCGCGAGCCGCGCTCGTTCAACCTGCACACCAGCCGGCACATCATCCGAATGATGGGCCGCTCCGACTCGAAGTGGCGGAAGTATCTTTTCTACTAG
- a CDS encoding OmpA family protein translates to MKKLLAVMLLWAVACYAQEQRPPDQPGAPAKQAATTNLVEKVQAPTYSDIYCAGFVTSSLPTTNYIAGGWRSPEQSRFADRDLVYLAGGGLQDGAQYSVVRELKDPNHSEAYRGQRGMISGLGAAYAELGRVRVLRQAGNVHVGVVEFSCDSMVPGDILVPWSERPKLTLKSSAAFDRFAAPNGKLTARIVMAKDFDWIVATGQKVYLNAGSEQGVKAGDYFRAVRTYSAESRDTLDSLTHKASIAEDTQKNPASMGAYGGALKINPADYPRKSIGEMIVLNTTPKTSTAMITFALEEMRVGDVVEMEEPPPPAPAAAAPPPQGPQIACSASPASVRVGDSATVNCEAMSPDNRPVTIAYAADRGRVSGAGARATLNTQSIEPGPVTITATTTDDRNMSASATAMVSVEAPPPPPSPSKAADVMFKPNGAYVDNRAKAVLDDIALRLQRESDSRATVVGMGHLTSPAGNRVAMARAENVRTYLTRDKGIDPQRITTKTGDNGDKAEVWLVPAGAQMP, encoded by the coding sequence CATTTATTGCGCCGGGTTCGTAACCAGCTCGCTGCCGACGACGAACTACATCGCCGGCGGATGGCGGTCTCCTGAGCAGTCACGCTTTGCCGATCGCGACCTGGTGTACCTGGCGGGCGGCGGACTGCAGGACGGCGCGCAATACAGCGTGGTGCGCGAACTGAAGGACCCGAACCATTCCGAAGCCTATCGCGGACAGCGCGGCATGATCTCAGGTCTGGGCGCCGCTTACGCCGAACTGGGTCGCGTCCGCGTGTTGCGGCAGGCGGGCAACGTGCACGTGGGCGTGGTGGAATTCAGCTGCGACAGCATGGTCCCGGGGGACATCCTGGTGCCATGGAGCGAGCGCCCCAAACTCACGCTGAAGAGTTCGGCGGCCTTCGATCGCTTCGCGGCGCCGAACGGCAAGCTGACGGCGCGCATCGTGATGGCCAAGGATTTTGACTGGATCGTGGCCACCGGACAGAAGGTCTATCTGAACGCGGGCTCGGAGCAGGGCGTGAAGGCGGGCGATTACTTCCGCGCCGTGCGCACCTACTCGGCCGAGTCGCGCGACACATTGGATTCGCTGACCCACAAGGCGAGCATCGCCGAAGACACGCAAAAGAACCCGGCCTCGATGGGCGCTTACGGGGGCGCGCTGAAGATCAACCCCGCCGACTATCCGCGCAAGTCGATCGGCGAAATGATCGTGCTCAACACGACGCCGAAAACATCGACGGCGATGATCACCTTCGCGCTGGAAGAGATGCGCGTGGGCGACGTGGTGGAGATGGAAGAGCCGCCGCCGCCGGCGCCAGCGGCGGCCGCGCCGCCGCCGCAGGGTCCGCAGATTGCGTGCAGCGCCTCGCCCGCCAGTGTCCGGGTGGGCGACAGCGCTACCGTGAATTGTGAAGCGATGAGCCCGGACAACCGTCCGGTGACCATCGCCTACGCCGCGGACCGCGGGCGCGTGTCGGGCGCCGGCGCGCGCGCCACGCTCAACACGCAGAGCATCGAACCGGGTCCGGTGACCATCACCGCCACCACGACTGACGATCGCAACATGAGCGCCAGCGCCACCGCGATGGTTTCCGTGGAAGCGCCGCCGCCGCCGCCCAGCCCGAGCAAGGCGGCCGACGTGATGTTCAAGCCCAACGGGGCCTACGTCGATAACCGCGCCAAGGCCGTGCTCGACGACATCGCGCTGCGCCTGCAGCGCGAGTCGGATTCGCGTGCCACCGTGGTGGGCATGGGCCACCTTACCTCGCCGGCGGGCAACCGCGTGGCGATGGCACGCGCCGAGAACGTGCGGACGTACCTGACGCGCGACAAGGGCATCGACCCGCAGCGCATTACGACGAAGACGGGCGACAACGGCGACAAGGCTGAAGTCTGGCTGGTGCCCGCCGGCGCGCAAATGCCGTAA